The stretch of DNA TGATGCAGCTATACCAGGTGCACCCGATAGAGTCGACGCGGTAAACCGGATACTCGATGACCTAGATCTAGACCCACCACGTTACATTGTCTTAAACAAAGCTGATGCTGCTGATCAGAAAGTAATTATTCAACTCAGACAACGTTACGGGGCCTCTGTCGTTTCGGCAGCTACAAAAAACGGTTTGGATAATCTCAAATCCGAATTAGCTACTCAACTTAACCAGAGTGGCGTACATTCAACTGGTTTTTCCAACAAGAAATACGCGTACTCTGGGTTCATAACGAGCGCTGACTAAAAACCCTTTAAGTCCATGGAAGTTTAGATCTCTTGTCCCAGTAAACTTCAGCTTGTTCAGCGATTGATCTGAGGTCATTGAGAGTAAAATCGTCAAGCACAATTTCCGTGGCGCCAAGATTATCTTCAAGCTGATCCACGGTAATAGCTCCCAAAAGAACAACGTCTACCCAAGGTTGTGCCAAAACAACTGCTAGAGCAAGCTTAGAGATAGTGGTGTTAGTGGTTACTGCTGCACGCCTCAATGTTTCTAGTGACTCATGAGGTAAGTGTTTACTACCTCGACCAGTAAGACGGCCGTTTGCTAGAGCTTCTTTCACTATCACCACCACACCCGACTTATGGGCTTCAGCTAGAACATTTCCCACTGATGATTCCAGGATATTCCAAGTCGCTTGGACCGTATCAAAAAGAGGTTCGCCTCCTACTTCTATGCTGAGTGCGTACTCTAAAGTACTCACCTGGTCTGGGCCAGTTAATGAGAGGCCAATAGCCACGCCATTCTCATTGCGAAGGTCAAATAACATCTCACGCACAGTGACATCTCCAAGGACTCCACTCATTAGGGTTGCAGAATGAATTTGGTATAAATCTAAATTAGAACCAAGCAACGTTTTAGTTTCATTCCATTGTCGTTGGAGCTGAGCTAAGCTTAGGTCCTTCTGTTCATGGACGGCAGCAGTAATCTGCCAATCCGCAGTATAGGTGTAACCCCATTTAGATCCTATGGTTATTTCATCACTGGCCCTTGGATTACGTGAAATCCATGTGGCTAGGAAATCTTCAGCCCTCCCGTACGAGCGGGCTACATCAAAATATCTAACGCCCCCTTTATAAGCTCTATCGAGCAAAAGGAGTGCACGCTGCTCCATAGCGTCGAAACTAGGATCTTCCACATCAATCC from Trueperaceae bacterium encodes:
- a CDS encoding aldo/keto reductase yields the protein MAAIGRPGYITINHGIDVEDPSFDAMEQRALLLLDRAYKGGVRYFDVARSYGRAEDFLATWISRNPRASDEITIGSKWGYTYTADWQITAAVHEQKDLSLAQLQRQWNETKTLLGSNLDLYQIHSATLMSGVLGDVTVREMLFDLRNENGVAIGLSLTGPDQVSTLEYALSIEVGGEPLFDTVQATWNILESSVGNVLAEAHKSGVVVIVKEALANGRLTGRGSKHLPHESLETLRRAAVTTNTTISKLALAVVLAQPWVDVVLLGAITVDQLEDNLGATEIVLDDFTLNDLRSIAEQAEVYWDKRSKLPWT